A stretch of Syntrophorhabdus sp. DNA encodes these proteins:
- a CDS encoding PaaI family thioesterase, which produces MMDGLLPGYKKCFFCGPATGGLGLELHYADDRAICEFTAGDRFQGYDGMLHGGIVAGILDEVMWWTIFTRTRRMYATSKIEVEFKRPVECGRMYRASGSFLRNTGRICYLSGVIENEHGKICARGAASFREFRFTLEELARQLDFRGVSPEIRALFQPPVP; this is translated from the coding sequence ATGATGGACGGACTCTTGCCGGGTTATAAGAAATGTTTCTTCTGCGGCCCTGCCACCGGCGGCCTTGGCCTGGAACTGCACTATGCGGATGACAGGGCGATATGCGAGTTCACGGCCGGCGACAGGTTCCAGGGGTATGACGGAATGCTTCACGGCGGCATCGTGGCGGGGATACTGGACGAGGTCATGTGGTGGACCATCTTTACCCGGACGCGGCGGATGTACGCCACCTCGAAGATCGAAGTTGAATTCAAAAGACCCGTTGAATGCGGCAGGATGTACCGTGCGTCAGGAAGTTTTCTCCGGAACACGGGGCGGATATGTTACCTCTCCGGCGTCATTGAAAACGAACACGGCAAGATATGCGCGCGCGGTGCCGCCTCTTTCCGGGAGTTCAGGTTCACCCTGGAAGAGCTCGCGAGGCAGCTTGACTTCAGGGGGGTCTCGCCGGAGATACGGGCTCTTTTCCAGCCGCCGGTTCCTT